A window from Drosophila nasuta strain 15112-1781.00 chromosome 3, ASM2355853v1, whole genome shotgun sequence encodes these proteins:
- the LOC132790300 gene encoding uncharacterized protein LOC132790300 isoform X2, whose product MLMMMKNLASRSTTCGGSSIGHQLTISIVLLSIALLSPGHALPRPTVGAVPTQLFYNELLNSVPANEDNLFYGEQLQQQQQQQRQQHKQLPSFNSFVNKWPSLRDLLLTADYEDDVPLPTNNNNNNNNLEESNERAQLGSRLVARLHRLSESGDGDDQLRYNVIDDMAAMPAKKQSENVKLGIQAKQHNIKKNVQYMSPCHFKICNMGRKRNAGSFVPY is encoded by the exons atgttgatgatgatgaagaatTTGGCGTCACGCTCAACAACATGCGGAGGCAGCTCTATCGGCCATCAGCTGACCATTTCCATTGTGCTGCTGTCAATTGCGCTTTTGTCGCCCGGACATGCACTGCCACGCCCTACAGTGGGCGCTGTGCCAACGCAGTTGTTCTACAACGAGCTGCTCAACTCTGTGCCAGCTAACGAGGACAACTTGTTCTATGGCGAGCAATTG caacagcagcaacaacagcagcgacaacagcacaAACAGTTGCCGTCATTCAATAGTTTTGTCAACAAGTGGCCATCGTTGCGCGATTTGCTGCTAACTGCGGACTACGAGGATGACGTTCCTCTGCCcaccaataacaacaataacaacaacaatctggAGGAGAGCAATGAACGTGCTCAGCTGGGTTCGAGGCTGGTGGCGCGTCTGCACAGATTGAGCGAATCGGGCGATGGCGATGATCAGTTGCGTTACAATGTGATCGATGACATGGCTGCCATGCCCGCCAAGAAGCAGAGCGAGAATGTCAAGCTGGGCATTCAAGCCAAGCAGCACAACATCAAGAAGAATGTGCAAT ATATGTCGCCGTGCCACTTTAAGATCTGCAACATGGGACGCAAACGCAATGCCGGCTCCTTTGTGCCCTACTAA
- the LOC132790300 gene encoding uncharacterized protein LOC132790300 isoform X1: protein MLMMMKNLASRSTTCGGSSIGHQLTISIVLLSIALLSPGHALPRPTVGAVPTQLFYNELLNSVPANEDNLFYGEQLQQQQQQQQRQQHKQLPSFNSFVNKWPSLRDLLLTADYEDDVPLPTNNNNNNNNLEESNERAQLGSRLVARLHRLSESGDGDDQLRYNVIDDMAAMPAKKQSENVKLGIQAKQHNIKKNVQYMSPCHFKICNMGRKRNAGSFVPY from the exons atgttgatgatgatgaagaatTTGGCGTCACGCTCAACAACATGCGGAGGCAGCTCTATCGGCCATCAGCTGACCATTTCCATTGTGCTGCTGTCAATTGCGCTTTTGTCGCCCGGACATGCACTGCCACGCCCTACAGTGGGCGCTGTGCCAACGCAGTTGTTCTACAACGAGCTGCTCAACTCTGTGCCAGCTAACGAGGACAACTTGTTCTATGGCGAGCAATTG cagcaacagcagcaacaacagcagcgacaacagcacaAACAGTTGCCGTCATTCAATAGTTTTGTCAACAAGTGGCCATCGTTGCGCGATTTGCTGCTAACTGCGGACTACGAGGATGACGTTCCTCTGCCcaccaataacaacaataacaacaacaatctggAGGAGAGCAATGAACGTGCTCAGCTGGGTTCGAGGCTGGTGGCGCGTCTGCACAGATTGAGCGAATCGGGCGATGGCGATGATCAGTTGCGTTACAATGTGATCGATGACATGGCTGCCATGCCCGCCAAGAAGCAGAGCGAGAATGTCAAGCTGGGCATTCAAGCCAAGCAGCACAACATCAAGAAGAATGTGCAAT ATATGTCGCCGTGCCACTTTAAGATCTGCAACATGGGACGCAAACGCAATGCCGGCTCCTTTGTGCCCTACTAA
- the LOC132788980 gene encoding CUE domain-containing protein 1 isoform X2: MATSTLQLEFSQAMADFKKMFPDIDREVIEAVLRANLGAVDQTIDQLLAMSTDNQSLINLNDPDKELRRNQQQQQQLIDTTDGVASNTTESSAAAAGHTLLSTANTASPHHNTGASPKQRPLGASNKLNASGSLNNTPTKRSSNSSTNNTNRRWNPPILGVLPAGFLRITPAAGQQDFELPDEQFALMLQNEEFMNQLRWNQDFMNALEKEQSGKSKGEDDAPFQERLKNMGKMSRKKFLQMARVFTWQRNKKVTTAKQIDSLPLREEPSDDEDHHHHHQQQHQQQQQQQQQSQEQHSQQQSQVQQQQQGQLQLRK, encoded by the exons ATGGCTACATCGACGCTGCAGCTGGAATTTTCGCAAGCAATGGCCGATTTCAAGAAGATGTTCCCCGACATTGACCGCGAAGTGATTGAGGCTGTGCTGCGCGCTAATTTGGGCGCCGTGGATCAAACAATCGACCAACTGCTTGCGATGTCAACTGACAACCag AGTCTCATCAATCTAAACGATCCGGACAAGGAGCTGCGACgcaatcaacagcaacagcagcagctcattgACACCACAGATGGCGTCGCCAGCAATACGACAGAGAGCAGCGCTGCCGCAGCCGGTCACACATTGCTCAGCACAGCAAACACAGCGTCGCCGCATCACAATACGGGCGCCTCGCCCAAGCAACGTCCGCTGGGCGCctcaaataaattgaatgccAGCGGCAGCTTGAACAACACGCCCACCAAGcgcagtagcaacagcagcaccaacaacacaAATCGACGCTGGAATCCACCGATTTTGGGTGTGTTGCCGGCTGGATTTTTGCGAATTACTCCAGCAGCTGGACAACAGGATTTTGAGCTGCCAGATGAGCAGTTTGCTCTAATGCTGCAGAATGAAGAGTTTATGAATCAATTGCGATGGAATCAGGACTTTATGAATGCGCTGGAAAAGGAGCAAAGTGGCAAATCGAAAGGCGAGGATGATGCACCGTTCCAGGAGAGGCTGAAGAATATGGGCAAAATGTCACGCAAGAAATTCCTACAAATGGCGCGTGTCTTCACCTGGCAGCGGAATAAAAAGGTGACCACTGCCAAACAAATTGATTCGCTGCCATTGCGTGAAGAGCCCAGCGACGATGaagatcatcatcatcatcatcagcagcagcatcaacaacagcagcagcagcagcaacagagccAAGAACAGCATTCACAACAACAGAGCCAagtccaacagcagcaacagggtCAATTGCAGTTGCGAAAGTAA
- the LOC132788980 gene encoding CUE domain-containing protein 1 isoform X1: MATSTLQLEFSQAMADFKKMFPDIDREVIEAVLRANLGAVDQTIDQLLAMSTDNQNEKLRNELDANVSPQQSLINLNDPDKELRRNQQQQQQLIDTTDGVASNTTESSAAAAGHTLLSTANTASPHHNTGASPKQRPLGASNKLNASGSLNNTPTKRSSNSSTNNTNRRWNPPILGVLPAGFLRITPAAGQQDFELPDEQFALMLQNEEFMNQLRWNQDFMNALEKEQSGKSKGEDDAPFQERLKNMGKMSRKKFLQMARVFTWQRNKKVTTAKQIDSLPLREEPSDDEDHHHHHQQQHQQQQQQQQQSQEQHSQQQSQVQQQQQGQLQLRK, translated from the exons ATGGCTACATCGACGCTGCAGCTGGAATTTTCGCAAGCAATGGCCGATTTCAAGAAGATGTTCCCCGACATTGACCGCGAAGTGATTGAGGCTGTGCTGCGCGCTAATTTGGGCGCCGTGGATCAAACAATCGACCAACTGCTTGCGATGTCAACTGACAACCag AACGAAAAACTGCGCAATGAACTGGATGCTAATGTCTCACCACAACAGAGTCTCATCAATCTAAACGATCCGGACAAGGAGCTGCGACgcaatcaacagcaacagcagcagctcattgACACCACAGATGGCGTCGCCAGCAATACGACAGAGAGCAGCGCTGCCGCAGCCGGTCACACATTGCTCAGCACAGCAAACACAGCGTCGCCGCATCACAATACGGGCGCCTCGCCCAAGCAACGTCCGCTGGGCGCctcaaataaattgaatgccAGCGGCAGCTTGAACAACACGCCCACCAAGcgcagtagcaacagcagcaccaacaacacaAATCGACGCTGGAATCCACCGATTTTGGGTGTGTTGCCGGCTGGATTTTTGCGAATTACTCCAGCAGCTGGACAACAGGATTTTGAGCTGCCAGATGAGCAGTTTGCTCTAATGCTGCAGAATGAAGAGTTTATGAATCAATTGCGATGGAATCAGGACTTTATGAATGCGCTGGAAAAGGAGCAAAGTGGCAAATCGAAAGGCGAGGATGATGCACCGTTCCAGGAGAGGCTGAAGAATATGGGCAAAATGTCACGCAAGAAATTCCTACAAATGGCGCGTGTCTTCACCTGGCAGCGGAATAAAAAGGTGACCACTGCCAAACAAATTGATTCGCTGCCATTGCGTGAAGAGCCCAGCGACGATGaagatcatcatcatcatcatcagcagcagcatcaacaacagcagcagcagcagcaacagagccAAGAACAGCATTCACAACAACAGAGCCAagtccaacagcagcaacagggtCAATTGCAGTTGCGAAAGTAA
- the LOC132788981 gene encoding ras-related protein Rap1: protein MREYKIVVLGSGGVGKSALTVQFVQCIFVEKYDPTIEDSYRKQVEVDGQQCMLEILDTAGTEQFTAMRDLYMKNGQGFVLVYSITAQSTFNDLQDLREQILRVKDTDDVPMVLVGNKCDLEEERVVGKDLGKSLANQFNCAFMETSAKAKVNVNDIFYDLVRQINKKSPEKKQKKPKKSLCVLL, encoded by the coding sequence ATGCGTGAATACAAAATCGTTGTATTGGGCAGCGGCGGCGTCGGCAAATCGGCGCTAACTGTGCAATTTGTGCAATGCATTTTCGTGGAGAAATACGATCCAACCATAGAGGACAGCTATCGCAAACAGGTGGAAGTGGACGGTCAGCAGTGTATGCTTGAAATTTTGGATACCGCCGGCACGGAACAGTTTACAGCGATGCGAGATCTCTATATGAAGAATGGACAGGGATTTGTTCTCGTTTATTCAATAACGGCGCAATCAACATTCAATGATCTGCAGGATCTGCGAGAGCAAATATTGCGCGTTAAGGATACGGATGATGTGCCCATGGTGCTGGTCGGCAACAAATGCGATCTCGAGGAGGAGCGCGTCGTTGGCAAGGATTTGGGCAAGAGTTTGGCCAATCAATTCAATTGCGCCTTCATGGAGACctcagccaaagccaaagtgaATGTTAATGATATTTTCTACGATTTGGTCCGGCAGATCAATAAGAAGTCACccgaaaagaaacaaaagaaaccgAAAAAGTCCCTATGTGTTCTGCTATAA
- the LOC132793908 gene encoding protein HBS1: MSRHRIVRGMDYNDEYDGYDDVYGHSVDDDCVSPTDQQWLYDRARGQQSMSAFISKNQNIEEEAEAEDEDDEAYQKARRDSESFQMPELDEMEQAKLSSCVDEVRSVVGDAVSERRIVETSMRFDYNIQQILDEILNDETNKKEKEKELEKRPQKLKITAPKTALITTSPKPTPTKITLAAQKDARRGFDIASPKAPASPVVSGRNTPVDGGDEATRSSAINASFKISKDQAQRNAQQLYSLERSTQKSHIHMIVIGHVDAGKSTLMGHLLYDTGNVSQRVMHKHEQESKKLGKQSFMYAWVLDETGEERARGITMDVGQSRIETATKIVTLLDAPGHKDFIPNMISGATQADVALLVVDATRGEFESGFELGGQTREHAILVRSLGVNQLGVVINKLDTVGWSEERFQEIVHKLKAFLKQAGFKESDVSFTPCSGLTGENLTKRAQEPALKSWYSGSHLLDVIEHFKVPERAIDRPLRMSVSDIYKGTGSGFCISGRIETGVLCLNDKVLVGASREQAQVKALTMDELTQTSVFAGDQISVTLAGVDINNITVGCIICDPQLPIPVTTRFQCRIIVFNVKVPITMGYPVLLHHQSLIEPAVVCKLTASIHKSTGEVVKKKPRCLGNNSCALVEVETSRPICIERYSDFKELGRVMLRVAGVTIAAGMVTKIR; encoded by the coding sequence ATGTCGCGTCACAGAATAGTACGCGGCATGGACTACAACGATGAGTACGATGGCTATGACGATGTCTACGGCCATTCAGTTGACGACGATTGCGTTTCGCCGACAGATCAACAATGGCTCTATGATCGAGCTCGTGGCCAACAAAGTATGTCGGCTTTCAtcagcaaaaaccaaaacatcGAGGAGGAGGCAGAGGCCGAGGATGAAGATGATGAGGCGTATCAGAAGGCACGACGCGATTCCGAAAGTTTCCAAATGCCCGAACTCGATGAAATGGAGCAGGCGAAGCTCAGCTCCTGTGTGGACGAGGTGCGCAGCGTGGTCGGCGATGCGGTGTCCGAGCGTCGCATTGTAGAAACCTCGATGCGTTTTGACTACAACATACAACAAATACTCGATGAGATTCTCAACGACGAGACGAATaaaaaggagaaggagaaagagCTGGAGAAACGACCACAAAAACTCAAAATAACGGCACCAAAAACTGCACTGATTACAACCTCGCCCAAGCCGACGCCCACCAAGATTACGCTGGCCGCCCAAAAGGACGCGCGTCGTGGCTTTGACATTGCATCGCCCAAAGCGCCTGCCTCGCCTGTTGTCTCCGGTCGGAATACGCCTGTAGATGGCGGCGATGAGGCAACTCGCAGCTCAGCCATCAACGCCAGCTTTAAGATCTCCAAAGATCAGGCACAACGCAATGCCCAACAATTGTATTCGCTGGAGCGATCCACGCAAAAGAGTCACATTCATATGATTGTCATTGGCCATGTGGATGCGGGGAAGAGCACGTTGATGGGGCATCTGCTATACGATACTGGTAACGTATCGCAGCGTGTGATGCATAAGCACGAGCAAGAATCGAAGAAGCTAGGCAAGCAGAGCTTTATGTACGCCTGGGTCCTAGACGAGACAGGTGAGGAGCGGGCACGTGGCATCACCATGGACGTGGGACAGTCGCGTATTGAGACAGCGACTAAAATTGTCACGCTGCTGGATGCTCCGGGGCACAAGGACTTTATACCCAACATGATATCGGGAGCAACACAAGCGGATGTCGCGCTCCTTGTTGTGGATGCCACACGCGGCGAATTCGAGTCGGGATTTGAGTTGGGCGGACAGACGCGAGAGCATGCAATATTGGTGCGTTCGCTGGGCGTTAATCAGCTGGGCGTGGTCATTAACAAACTTGACACTGTTGGCTGGTCGGAAGAACGCTTTCAGGAGATTGTACACAAGCTAAAAGCGTTCCTCAAGCAGGCCGGCTTCAAGGAGTCGGACGTCAGCTTCACTCCATGTTCGGGCTTGACGGGCGAGAATCTCACCAAACGCGCCCAGGAGCCGGCATTGAAGTCGTGGTACAGCGGTTCCCACCTTCTGGATGTTATTGAACACTTCAAGGTGCCAGAGCGTGCCATTGATCGACCCTTGCGCATGTCTGTGTCGGACATTTATAAGGGCACCGGATCGGGTTTCTGCATCTCTGGACGCATTGAGACAGGCGTGCTGTGCTTGAATGACAAGGTGCTGGTAGGAGCGAGTCGGGAGCAGGCGCAAGTGAAAGCGCTCACTATGGATGAATTGACGCAAACAAGCGTTTTTGCCGGCGATCAGATCTCAGTAACACTCGCTGGGGTGGACATCAATAACATTACGGTCGGTTGCATCATTTGTGATCCACAGTTGCCAATACCGGTGACAACGCGCTTCCAGTGTCGTATCATCGTTTTCAATGTGAAGGTGCCGATCACGATGGGTTATCCGGTGCTGTTGCATCATCAATCGCTCATCGAACCGGCTGTGGTGTGTAAATTGACGGCATCCATACACAAGAGCACCGGCGAGGTGGTCAAGAAGAAGCCACGTTGCCTGGGCAACAATTCGTGCGCTCTCGTCGAGGTAGAGACGTCTCGACCGATTTGCATTGAACGCTATTCGGACTTTAAGGAACTTGGACGTGTAATGTTACGGGTGGCTGGTGTCACGATTGCTGCTGGCATGGTCACGAAGATTCGTTAA
- the LOC132793910 gene encoding transmembrane protein 134 translates to MYNNSARGFSIHDAFEEEEEEAIRVYGSTVISTPMRGGVSGSAKQGRSTEDVSIRIQDPKGYNKYAEDTTSRDSDSLIQEYGNLPTEETNTYCWRHPKVRENWRTVLAAFTLLVVGTGLFVMGTFAIADPHNTSQGVVFFVAGLICFIPGAYHVVYIWLAAKGYRGFDFYHLPLFT, encoded by the exons ATGTACAACAACAGCGCAAGGGGCTTCTCCATACACGACGCATtcgaggaggaggaagaggaggcgATACGCGTCTATGGCTCCACAGTGATATCAACGCCAATGCGCGGTGGCGTTAGCGGCAGTGCAAAACAAGGTCGCTCCACCGAAGATGTTTCCATACGCATACAGGATCCAAA GGGCTACAACAAGTATGCGGAAGACACAACGTCAAGGGACAGTGACTCGCTAATACAGGAATATGGCAATCTGCCCACGGAGGAGACAAACACATACTGCTGGCGGCATCCGAAGGTGCGGGAGAATTGGCGCACTGTCCTTGCCGCCTTTACGCTGCTGGTGGTGGGCACCGGTCTGTTTGTGATGGGAACGTTTGCCATCGCCGATCCACACAATACATCACAGggtgttgtattttttgttgctggaCTCATTTGCTTTATACCGGGCGCCTATCATGTCGTCTACATTTGGCTGGCGGCCAAAGGATATCGAGGGTTTGACTTTTATCACCTGCCACTGTTTACATAA